In Cucurbita pepo subsp. pepo cultivar mu-cu-16 chromosome LG04, ASM280686v2, whole genome shotgun sequence, the following are encoded in one genomic region:
- the LOC111793661 gene encoding cyclin-D3-1-like has protein sequence MALHPHEHTTQRHHNTLFFLHCTHQQHQQQQQHLQTEDPIFHDNGGTHFLEQTTHFVACEDEELGYLLAKERDQNLVLERLIERDAALSLARTEAIEWLLKVNTFYGFSSVTALLAINYLDRILSGPHFQRDKPWLLQLLAVTCISLAAKVEEIRVPLLLDLQVEDSKFIFEPKTIQRMELLVLSGLKWKMHPVTPVSFLGIVTKRLGLKNQCIEREFFRRCERILLSLVSDSRSVGFLPSVMAVSAMVSVVEEMGDCNCYCNPLDFQDRLLNALKITKERSRKCCNVIREITKRETKANRSGKKRKQNEEDEGEEEEDDDEERSRTSLETETESESEGGGSPNGVMEGNFSCESSDDSWGIEEVTRCCCSKRTKSSEES, from the exons ATGGCTCTACACCCACATGAACACACAACCCAACGCCACCACAAcactctcttcttcctccactGCACACACCAACAgcaccaacaacaacaacaacaccTGCAAACAGAGGACCCCATTTTCCACGACAATGGCGGCACCCACTTTCTGGAACAGACGACCCATTTCGTTGCTTGCGAAGATGAAGAGCTTGGTTATCTGTTAGCCAAAGAACGAGATCAGAATCTCGTTTTGGAGCGCTTAATTGAAAGAGACGCAGCTCTGTCTCTGGCTAGAACAGAGGCCATCGAGTGGTTGCTTAAAGTTAATACCTTTTATGGCTTCTCCTCTGTCACCGCTCTCTTAGCCATTAATTACCTCGATCGAATCCTCTCTGGTCCTCATTTTCAAAGAGACAAGCCATGGTTGCTTCAGCTTCTTGCAGTAACTTGCATCTCTTTAGCAGCCAAAGTCGAAGAAATTCGTGttcctcttcttcttgatctccag GTGGAAGATTCAAAGTTCATATTTGAGCCAAAAACGATACAAAGAATGGAGCTTTTGGTGCTGAGTGGTCTGAAATGGAAGATGCATCCAGTGACCCCTGTTTCGTTTCTTGGCATTGTAACGAAGCGGCTTGGGTTGAAGAATCAGTGCATTGAGAGGGAGTTTTTCCGGCGCTGTGAGCgtattcttctctctctcgtCTCTG ATTCGAGATCAGTGGGGTTTCTTCCTTCTGTGATGGCTGTATCGGCAATGGTGAGCGTTGTTGAAGAGATGGGTGACTGTAACTGTTACTGTAACCCATTGGACTTTCAGGATCGCCTTCTTAATGCCCTCAAAATAACcaag GAAAGATCGAGGAAATGCTGCAACGTGATAAGGGAGATAACGAAACGGGAAACGAAAGCGAACCGATCAGGaaagaagaggaagcagaaCGAGGAGGACgagggagaggaagaagaagacgacgacgaaGAGAGATCAAGAACATCATTAGAAACCGAAacagaatcagaatcagaagGAGGAGGAAGCCCAAATGGAGTAATGGAAGGCAATTTCAGCTGTGAAAGCTCCGATGATTCGTGGGGCATAGAAGAAGTCACAAGGTGTTGTTGTTCCAAAAGAACTAAAAGCAGTGAAGAATCATGA
- the LOC111792725 gene encoding DNA-directed RNA polymerases II, IV and V subunit 3-like, with amino-acid sequence MEGASYQRFPKVKIRELRDDYAKFELHDTDVSMANALRRVMIAEVPTIAIDLVEIEVNSSVLNDEFIAHRLGLIPLTSERAMSMRFSRDCDACDGDGQCEFCSVEFHLRAKCHSDQTLDVSSKDLYSSDHTVVPVDFSDSAAAAGEALDTKGIIIVKLRRGQELRLRAIARKGIGKDHAKWSPAATVTFMYEPSIHINEDLMETLTLEEKTSWVESSPTKVFELDPVTHQVLVVDPEAYTYDDEVIKKAEAMGKAGLVDITAKEDSFIFTVESTGAIKASQLILNAIDILKQKLDAVRLSDDTVEADDQFGELGAHMRGG; translated from the exons ATGGAAGGGGCATCGTACCAGCGCTTTCCCAAGGTGAAGATCCGAGAGCTCAGAGATGACTATGCCAAATTCGAGCTCCATGACACTGATGTTAGCATGGCCAACGCCCTCCGTCGCGTCATGATCGCTGAGGTCCCCACCATCGCCATCGACCTGGTAGAAATTGAAGTGAACTCCTCAGTTCTTAACGATGAGTTCATCGCCCATCGCCTTGGTCTCATTCCCCTCACTAGCGAGCGTGCCATGTCTATGCGCTTCTCTCGCGACTGTGATGCTTGTGATGGTGATGGCCAGTGCGAGTTTTGCTCTGTCGAGTTTCACCTTCGTGCCAAGTGCCACTCTGACCAAACCCTAGACGTCTCCAGCAAGGATCTCTATAGTTCTGATCACACTGTTGTCCCTGTTGATTTCTCTGATTCTGCAGCAGCTGCTGGTGAAGCGCTTGATACCAA AGGAATAATCATTGTGAAGCTACGTCGGGGTCAAGAATTGAGGTTGAGAGCCATAGCCAGGAAGGGCATTGGTAAAGATCATGCAAAATGGTCGCCTGCAGCAACTGTGACATTCATGTATGAACCAAGCATTCACATCAATGAAGACCTAATGGAAACATTAACACTCGAGGAAAAGACTTCCTGGGTTGAAAGTAGCCCAACCAAAGTCTTTGAATTGGATCCTGTTACCCACCAG GTTCTGGTGGTTGATCCAGAGGCATACACTTATGATGATGAAGTGATTAAGAAAGCAGAAGCAATGGGTAAAGCTGGACTAGTGGATATCACTGCAAAAGAAGATAGTTTTATCTTCACAGTTGAATCTACCGGTGCAATAAAAGCTTCCCAGTTGATACTCAATGCCATAGATATTCTGAAACAGAAACTGGATGCAGTCCGCCTTTCAGACGATACTGTAGAAGCAGATGATCAGTTTGGTGAGTTAGGTGCACATATGCGAGGTGGATGA